Proteins encoded within one genomic window of Nasonia vitripennis strain AsymCx chromosome 2 unlocalized genomic scaffold, Nvit_psr_1.1 chr2_random0006, whole genome shotgun sequence:
- the LOC116416469 gene encoding uncharacterized protein LOC116416469, with product MESVLNVQSPVIFDESVSHYEVHVHQPYTSLAFNNSDEIRIAIQHQDLCVLPSKSSLHICGKITRQDGQAVQHTLFVNNAISHLFEEIRYEMNAIEIDRCKNVAATTLMKGYTSFSTSQLKYLENSGWTPITDVGNIADNNEKSRNDLNAVLQEALMVDGRPTYEEFKIEINRIEWLMPYLMLSDRRKIQLFNYIQKDIPISMSFRSWELYEYPVLPTTTQHVWTVKTSNQLEKPRFIILGFQTGRKGVRRQNASHFDHCNISNVKLFLNSQSYPYGNLNLDILNNQFAMIYDMYANFQNAYYSDRIVIDSLVSKEDFITNAPLIVIDCSKQNESLKQAAVDVRLEFECKRNIPVDTTAYCLILHDRIVKYNPISGDIKKLV from the exons ATGGAATCAGTTCTTAACGTACAATCCCCTGTCATCTTTGATGAATCTGTCTCGCATTATGAGGTTCATGTACATCAACCCTATACCTCACTTGCATTCAAtaatagtgatgaaattcgGATAGCTATACAACATCAAGATTTGTGTGTTCTACCATCAAAAAGTTCTCTACATATTTGTGGAAAGATTACTAGACAGGATGGACAAGCAGTACAACACACCCTTTTTGTGAACAATGCTATTAGTCATCTCTTTGAAGAAATTCGATATGAAATGAATGCCATAGAGATTGATCGATGTAAGAACGTTGCTGCTACAACCCTGATGAAAGGTTACACATCTTTCTCAACTAGTCAACTAAAGTATCTTGAAAATTCTGGCTGGACACCTATTACTGACGTGGGAAATATAGCTGATAATAATGAAAA ATCCAGAAATGATTTGAATGCTGTTTTGCAAGAGGCTTTAATGGTGGACGGGAGACCGACATATGAAGAATTCAAAATCGAGATCAATCGTATAGAGTGGCTTATGCCCTACCTCATGCTGTCAGACCGACGAAAAATACAACTATTTAACTATATTCAAAAAGATATACCGATTTCGATGAGTTTTCGTTCATGGGAGTTGTATGAGTATCCAGTACTTCCAACAACCACGCAACATGTATGGACTGTAAAAACATCGAATCAGCTAGAAAAACCACGTTTTATCATTCTCGGTTTTCAAACAGGGAGGAAAGGAGTACGAAGACAAAATGCTAGTCATTTTGATCATTGTAATATTAGTAATGTCAAACTTTTCCTCAACTCTCAGAGCTATCCATATGGAAATCTGAATcttgatattttaaacaatcagTTTGCCATGATTTACgatatgtatgctaattttcagAATGCGTATTATTCTGATAGAATTGTAATAGATTCCCTTGTAAGCAAAGAAGATTTCATTACAAATGCTCCACTCATAGTTATCGACTGCTCAAAACAAAACGAGTCACTCAAACAGGCAGCTGTAGACGTACGTCTTGAATTTGAATGTAAGCGTAATATACCTGTGGACACTACAGCGTATTGTCTAATTCTACATGATCGCATTGTCAAGTATAATCCTATAAGTGGTGATATTAAGAAACTTGTTTGA